The Corticium candelabrum chromosome 18, ooCorCand1.1, whole genome shotgun sequence genome includes a region encoding these proteins:
- the LOC134193845 gene encoding uncharacterized protein LOC134193845, which translates to MRLFHNISWISRHVNRRFCSFSSRSFLGRTFLDVHQPVRHALERGNPVVALESTIITHGMPYPDNVNTALEVEDIIREEGVVPATIGVLDGHIRVGLQPDEIDKLGRLGEEAKKIARRDLAVATSQKLSGGTTVSATMIAAHLSGIDVFVTGGIGGVHRGAEITMDISSDLTELGKTPVAVVCGGVKSLLDIRLTLEYLETQGVTVATLGETTEFPAFFTPQSGMKSDCQVRSPQECAKLIFNNFELGLNSGLVVAVPIPHNSAAYGVEEVIQDGLDEVNRLQVTGSEVTPFLLDFVNRRTKGQSLVANIALVKNNARVGALIAKELSFLKHQFAITHSQMVPTKLTKSNLSSKSSFTVGNTVKRPVVIGASVVDFVATAESEVLHEGTTCGKVTQSYGGVGRNVAECLARLDAKPLLITAVGRDFVGESLLHHWTEDVRADAQGITTLNDYNTATYSGMFHGTGDLHAAVGDMTINDTITTSMVSKYEKDMKAASLVCMDGNIPPATVRYVADFCATHNVPVWFEPTCIMKAKRPVEAGDSWQKLTYISPNFSELQSFCSAIGMRHISDSDKLRTSVIYSHQLLDFIPYILVTLGSDGVLVCRNSLLSGRSYLHFPPATSDLLPVDVINVSGAGDSFAGVMMSCLIRGLSLPTAIKGGLKAAFMSLHTTSAVSRDIRPEEFTEASINSWAPFSPDDVSTFVD; encoded by the exons ATGAGACTGTTCCACAACATCAGTTGGATTTCCAGACACGTCAATCGTCGCTtctgttctttctcttctcGGTCTTTCCTAGGTCGGACTTTTCTAGATGTTCACCAACCCGTTAGACACGCCCTTGAGCGAGGAAATCCTGTTGTCGCATTGGAGTCGACTATTATCACTCATGGTATGCCTTACCCAGACAATGTGAACACCGCTCTAGAAGTGGAGGATATCATCAGAGAAGAGGGCGTTGTTCCAGCAACAATTGGCGTTCTTGATGGTCATATTCGAGTTGGTCTGCAGCCTGATGAGATTGACAAGCTTGGAAGACTGGGAgaggaagcaaagaaaattGCAAGGCGAGACCTCGCGGTGGCAACGAGTCAGAAATTGTCCGGAGGCACTACCGTTTCAGCTACTATGATAGCAGCCCATCTGTCAG GTattgatgtgtttgttactgGAGGAATTGGAGGTGTTCATCGAGGAGCCGAGATTACTATGGATATAAGTTCTGATCTAACTGAGCTAGGTAAGACACCAGTAGCTGTTGTTTGTGGTGGCGTGAAATCTCTACTTGACATTCGACTGACTCTTGAGTATCTGGAGACACAAGGCGTTACTGTTGCCACTTTAGGAGAAACTACTGAGTTTCCTGCATTTTTCACTCCACAAAGTGGAATGAAATCTGATTGCCAGGTTCGGTCACCACAAGAATGTGCCAAGCtcatttttaataattttgaGCTTGGACTTAACAGTGGATTGGTTGTCGCTGTCCCTATTCCACACAATTCAGCTGCTTATGGTGTCGAGGAAGTGATTCAAGATGGATTAGATGAAGTTAACAGATTACAAGTCACTGGTAGTGAAGTGACTCCTTTTCTGTTGGATTTTGTCAATAGGAGAACGAAGGGACAATCTCTGGTTGCAAACATAGCTCtagtaaagaacaatgcaCGAGTAGGGGCACTGATTGCTAAGGAATTATCATTTCTAAAGCATCAATTTGCAATAACTCATTCTCAAATGGTTCCCACGAAGCTGACAAAGTCAAACCTTTCTTCAAAGTCATCCTTTACTGTTGGCAATACAGTGAAACGGCCCGTTGTCATAGGAGCATCTGTTGTAGATTTTGTAGCAACAGCAGAAAGTGAGGTCTTGCACGAAGGCACTACTTGTGGGAAAGTCACACAGTCTTATGGCGGAGTTGGTCGGAATGTTGCTGAATGCTTGGCCCGTTTAGACGCCAAACCACTGCTGATCACAGCAGTTGGAAGAGATTTTGTAGGTGAAAGTCTTTTACATCACTGGACAGAAGATGTTAGGGCTGATGCTCAAGGCATAACTACACTGAATGACTACAACACTGCTACGTACAGTGGCATGTTTCATGGTACGGGAGACTTACATGCTGCCGTTGGTGATATGACCATCAATGATACCATTACAACTTCAATGGTGTCCAAATACGAAAAAGATATGAAGGCAGCCTCACTTGTTTGTATGGACGGAAACATACCACCTGCAACTGTTAGGTATGTGGCTGATTTCTGTGCAACACATAACGTACCAGTTTGGTTTGAGCCAACCTGTATCATGAAAGCAAAGCGGCCTGTAGAAGCAGGAGACTCTTGGCAAAAGCTGACATACATATCACCAAACTTTAGTGAGCTGCAGTCGTTCTGTTCTGCAATTGGAATGCGACACATCAGTGATTCAGATAAGCTTCGAACTTCTGTCATCTACAGCCATCAACTGCTAGACTttattccctacattttagtGACTCTCGGTAGTGACGGCGTTCTCGTCTGTAGAAATTCGTTATTGTCCGGAAGATCGTATCTCCATTTTCCACCAGCAACCAGTGACTTGTTACCTGTTGACGTAATCAATGTTTCCGGTGCAGGGGACAGTTTTGCTGGTGTTATGATGTCGTGCTTGATTCGTGGGTTGTCACTTCCAACTGCCATCAAAGGCGGTCTGAAAGCAGCTTTCATGTCATTACATACAACTTCAGCTGTTTCTAGGGACATCAGGCCAGAAGAATTTACAGAAGCTAGCATAAACAGCTGGGCACCATTTAGTCCAGATGACGTTTCCACATTCGTTGACTGA